From a region of the Babylonia areolata isolate BAREFJ2019XMU chromosome 21, ASM4173473v1, whole genome shotgun sequence genome:
- the LOC143296087 gene encoding uncharacterized protein LOC143296087, whose product MSIAIQPRRNEPDEDATQAAAIVNSNKNQQWYQKLCRGGEQPVYLEEQKVYPSPQRVQLQLHFQREYQQRQELQKNCRQDWWQRKSGSVAPSPSPVHFRTPSPAPGHKYYSNGPLFYQESPHHQPSPNVMPRGRTPQPPTNSYYQPSAAGVQARSENRRRTECELVDSEREKMIKTAQVIKLDAEKRIRQAKRELAASSSDQENIQRLLIQLLKEQDLAQKLKLSNQTPPTPNPISHLSADLQYKLATLLQAYQPTPPQQLSTNQRKWQEQIATYKDMLQEYRHGNFFQSHQKAKRLLQLLLQKDPNAHLHLPPQFYTSHPQQQTMYQQPPNQVGNSNMQPYFRTPFPQPAVRSRRDPRLNRSSQQLQTQVHDITPRLNQSSCQYSEQDITPEIIYPADVSARPGTVRRNSTPRKQTDEQVTHGENVSTVVEGAKKHSEQHVKFAENLEIEKDYQKPVETSRGANVTKAHAPVAAVEHDCDNQAGSRAPLQDWEQLQQRSRRHRRGRGVRRSSQESEGNDQKKPVDGKGGKTSPVLSNAKGQKHSPVNQKPHGDIPRRNADAMAEGEGRKSFPDDEVQHKDIVSQSESKTETQLEPADYSDKKDHPG is encoded by the coding sequence ATGTCCATTGCCATACAACCCCGACGAAACGAACCCGATGAAGACGCCACACAGGCAGCTGCTAtagtgaacagcaacaaaaatcagcaATGGTACCAGAAGCTGTGTCGTGGAGGCGAGCAGCCGGTGTACCTGGAGGAGCAGAAGGTTTATCCCTCGCCGCAGCGCGTCCAGCTGCAGCTGCACTTTCAGCGTGAGTACCAACAGAGGCAGGAGCTTCAAAAGAACTGCCGCCAAGATTGGTGGCAGAGAAAGTCGGGTTCCGTTGCTCCCTCTCCATCACCGGTACACTTCAGGACTCCTTCCCCAGCCCCTGGACATAAGTATTACTCAAATGGTCCTCTTTTCTACCAGGAGTCTCCACATCACCAGCCTTCACCGAATGTTATGCCACGTGGGAGAACACCACAGCCTCCCACGAACAGTTATTATCAGCCTTCTGCTGCAGGTGTCCAGGCGAGATCGGAGAACAGGAGGAGGACTGAATGTGAGTTGGTAGACAGTGAGCGTGAGAAGATGATCAAAACGGCTCAGGTGATCAAGTTGGACGCTGAGAAACGAATCAGACAAGCCAAACGAGAACTGGCAGCCTCATCCAGTGACCAGGAGAACATCCAACGACTGCTCATTCAGCTGCTGAAAGAACAAGATCTCGCTCAAAAGCTTAAGCTTTCCAACCAGACCCCTCCAACACCCAACCCGATATCTCATCTGTCGGCGGATCTCCAGTACAAACTTGCCACTCTGTTACAAGCTTACCAGCCCACGCCTCCTCAACAGCTGTCGACTAATCAAAGGAAGTGGCAGGAACAGATCGCAACGTATAAAGACATGCTGCAAGAATATCGCCATGGTAACTTCTTTCAGAGTCACCAGAAAGCAAAACGACTTCTTCAGCTGCTGTTGCAAAAGGACCCCAATGCTCATCTGCATTTGCCACCTCAATTTTACACTTCCCATCCACAGCAGCAAACTATGTATCAACAACCGCCAAACCAAGTTGGAAACTCCAACATGCAGCCATACTTCAGAACACCCTTTCCTCAGCCAGCTGTTCGCTCTCGTCGAGACCCACGACTGAACAGAAGCAGTCAGCAGTTGCAGACTCAGGTTCATGATATCACACCACGTCTTAACCAAAGCAGCTGTCAGTACTCGGAACAAGACATCACCCCAGAAATCATCTACCCTGCAGATGTTTCAGCAAGACCAGGCACAGTGCGTCGGAATTCCACACCACGGAAGCAGACTGACGAACAAGTAACTCATGGCGAAAACGTCAGTACAGTGGTGGAAGGAGCCAAAAAACACTCCGAGCAGCACGTGAAGTTTGCAGAGAATCTTGAAATAGAGAAAGATTATCAGAAACCGGTAGAAACCTCAAGAGGTGCAAATGTTACAAAAGCCCATGCCCCAGTAGCAGCTGTTGAGCATGACTGTGACAACCAGGCAGGGTCCAGAGCACCACTGCAGGACTGGGAGCAGCTGCAACAGCGATCTCGGCGTCATCGCCGTGGACGTGGAGTTCGACGTTCCTCTCAAGAAAGCGAAGGCAATGACCAGAAGAAACCAGTTGACGGCAAGGGTGGAAAGACCAGTCCTGTACTTTCAAACGCAAAAGGACAGAAACACTCGCCAGTAAATCAAAAACCTCATGGAGACATCCCCAGGAGAAATGCTGATGCCATGGCTGAAGGCGAAGGGAGAAAATCTTTCCCTGATGATGAAGTACAACATAAAGACATTGTGAGTCAGTCAGAATCAAAAACTGAAACACAACTTGAGCCAGCAGACTATTCTGACAAAAAAGATCACCCTGGATGA
- the LOC143296088 gene encoding uncharacterized protein LOC143296088 yields MTRTVSDDGIMVDRPPSRACEVAPDTTDRQDTRTENSPPASSAKIISLEEMEDWQSLGDLDQSGRKSDVCKSQSHEQVSPVMNDQRQEETTEKELAESAAQQASTPNQFGITLEETSQENEIGVESSCQAEHSERTDEKDHHEVARKTLGVSPGDNTSRSVPVEEIICRDISKKLQIPCVISEHVSETSTTTHLPGLEGKDGDDLETSERAQHEPGENREELPAGSCSATFGTNLRPNAPDGSLCLKATENCFQSINTDITKDKPDLRTPNRNTTCPSDVDSEKVAPIPSLSSLAQTVAVKFSVMGSPSTGPSWTESTTPGDTTDKNKTARCTPLAELAKDRSDAHDTEVASSTSSGESTGECHAVQNPGVRVLLQSTLTDRVKNVNSGKKKTVSFADFLDSPSWDTGADADEGYTASRKAAQYGNAKMKSPPAEVRVFSWDTDSNETVSVQTTARNCSACGHRRTADSPGNCNIATGEVLLDKLTAFGYL; encoded by the coding sequence ATGACGAGAACGGTCTCCGATGATGGAATCATGGTAGATAGACCACCATCACGTGCTTGTGAAGTTGCGCCTGACACCACAGACCGTCAGGACACTCGGACAGAAAACTCACCCCCAGCTTCCTCTGCTAAAATTATATCGCTGGAGGAAATGGAAGACTGGCAGTCACTGGGTGATCTGGACCAAAGCGGAAGAAAGTCCGATGTTTGCAAGTCACAAAGTCATGAGCAAGTATCCCCTGTCATGAACGACCAGCGCCAAGAAGAGACGACAGAAAAAGAACTTGCGGAATCTGCTGCACAACAGGCATCCACACCTAACCAGTTTGGGATAACACTTGAAGAAACAAGCCAAGAAAATGAGATTGGTGTTGAGAGCTCTTGTCAGGCGGAACATTCAGAACGGACTGATGAAAAAGATCATCACGAGGTCGCGAGAAAAACACTGGGAGTGTCACCTGGTGATAACACTTCCAGAAGCGTCCCTGTAGAGGAAATCATTTGCCGTGACATCAGCAAGAAATTACAAATTCCTTGTGTAATATCCGAGCATGTAAGTGAAACGTCTACAACCACACACTTACCTGGACTTGAGGGGAAGGATGGCGATGATCTGGAGACGAGCGAGCGTGCTCAACATGAGCCGGGTGAGAACCGAGAAGAGCTTCCAGCAGGCTCTTGTTCGGCTACATTTGGTACAAACTTGAGGCCAAATGCCCCTGACGGATCACTGTGTTTGAAAGCTACAGAAAACTGTTTCCAGTCAATAAACACGGACATAACAAAAGATAAGCCAGACCTGAGAACCCCAAACAGGAACACAACGTGCCCGTCAGATGTCGATTCAGAGAAAGTAGCGCCGATTCCCTCGTTGTCATCCTTGGCCCAGACAGTCGCCGTGAAGTTCAGCGTCATGGGTTCACCTTCCACGGGACCCTCGTGGACAGAATCCACTACACCTGGAGATACAACAGACAAGAACAAGACAGCCCGCTGCACACCGTTGGCAGAGTTAGCGAAAGACAGGTCAGATGCCCATGACACGGAGGTGGCAAGCAGTACCAGCAGTGGTGAAAGCACCGGTGAATGCCACGCTGTCCAAAACCCAGGTGTTCGGGTTCTCTTGCAATCCACGTTGACTGACAGGGTAAAGAACGTAAACTCTGGTAAAAAGAAGACCGTGAGTTTTGCAGACTTCTTGGACAGCCCTTCATGGGACACAGGGGCAGACGCAGATGAAGGGTACACAGCATCCAGAAAAGCGGCTCAATACGGTAACGCTAAGATGAAAAGCCCACCGGCAGAAGTCCGTGTTTTCTCTTGGGACACCGACAGCAACGAGACCGTCAGCGTCCAGACAACGGCCAGAAACTGTTCAGCTTGTGGACATCGAAGAACTGCAGATAGTCCAGGTAACTGCAACATTGCCACTGGCGAGGTCCTCTTGGATAAACTAACAGCCTTCGGGTATCTATGA